The nucleotide window AAAATGAGGCATGCTTAACGTTAAAAATCTCACTGTTCAATTTGGCAGCCTCAAAATCGTCGATGACCTGAATTTTGAGGTCCGGCCACAGGAGTGGCTGATGCTCGTCGGGCCGAATGGTGCCGGCAAAAGCACTGTTGTCTCCGCTGTTTCGCAGCTGATTTCCTATAACGGCAGCGTATTGTTTGAAGGAACAGACCTGTCCAAGCTGAAACCTAAAAAGGCGGCAAAGCTTTTCGGCGTTTTAACGCAAAACCACACCGTCGGCTACTCTTTCACCGTTGAGGAGGTCGTCCGGCTCGGGCGGTACGCGTATTCAACCGGCTTCTTCGGCGAATTGAGCACAGAAGACAAGCAGAAGATTGACGACGCCATCGCCATCACCGGCATGGAACGATACAGAAAACAGTCTGTCTTGACACTCTCCGGCGGCGAGCTGCAGCGGGCATTTCTCGCACAGCTTTTAGCGCAAGACCCGCGTCTATTAATCTTGGACGAGCCGACAAATCACCTGGACCTTGTTTTTCAAAAGCAAATCTTTGAACTCGTCCGAACGTGGTTGAAAACGCCGGGCAGAGCCGTTGTCTCCGTTGTGCACGATTTAAACCTCGCCAAGGCTTATGGCACGCACGCCGTTCTGCTCGACAAGGGGCGCATCGTTGCCAAGGGCGACGTCGGCACCGTTTTGTCGCCCGAAAATCTCAACGACGTCTACAGCATGGATGTCTGTGCGTGGATGCGCCAGCTGCTCTCGCAGTGGGAAAAGGGGCGCTGAGATGGTTATTCACGCCTTTCAAAACGGGGACACGCTGGAGCGTCAGGACCGCGCGCTGATTGCCCGCTTTCACGGGGAGCGGCGCGTTTTGAGCACGTCCGTCTTAAACGGTGGCTGCCGCGATAACCTGCAAGCCGCCTTTAACCATGACTGCAAGCATAACGGCGTTAAAAACACGCCTTTAAAAGCGCCGACGTATGAAGCGCACCTGGCGCTTATCGCCGAGGAGTTCGGGCTTGACGCCCATTTTGCAACCGGCCTGTCAACAGCGGCCGATATGGACAATGTCGCTGTCATCAGCGAAACATATGATGATTTGACGGTGACAGCGGCTGTGACGGGCGGGATCGATGTAAACGGCGGACGTGTCGGCGACCCGGCGGACTGGCACGAGGGCGCCGGGGGGTGTATCCCCATCTCCGGCACCATTAACATTTTGCTTTTTATTGACGCAAACCTGCCGGAAGGGACGCTCGCGCGCGCACTCGTCACATGCACCGAGGCCAAGACGGCGGCGCTGCAGGAGCTTCTCGCGCCGAGCCGTTATTCAACGGGCATCGCAACAGGCTCCGGAACAGACGGCACGGTGATTGTATCAAATGCGGCATCCTCGCTGGTCCTAACGTTTGCCGGGAAGCATTCTAAGCTCGGCGAGCTCATTGGGCGCAGCGTCATGTCCGCCGTCAAAAAAGCCCTTTTTCTGCAAACGGGGCTTTGTCCCGCGCAGCAGTTTGTCGTCTTCGCCCGAACAGAGCGGTTCGGCCTGACGCGCGCACGTTTTCTTGAAAAGTACCCGGCGATTAATGTTTTGCGACTCGACACGCTTTCAAAAAGCGGTGAACTTGTTGTCATGACGTCTTTATTTGTCCATCTGCTCGACCAGCTGCAGTGGGGGCTTATCTCCCCTGCCGACGCCCAAGCCGGGGCGAAAAAGCTGCTTGAGGGTGCTTGGGATCCCGGAACGGCGGGGGATGGCGGCGTAACCGATACGCAGCAGCGGATGATTGCGGCGTTTGAAGCGGCGCTTGTGACGATGTCGGAAAAATAAGTGGTGGGAGCGGCACCATTCCCCTCATCAGTCGGCTTTGCCGACAGCTTCCCCCAGGGGAAGCCTTTGGGCGGCGGGCGAACAAAGTTCGCCCCGACGGGAGGCGAGGATGACTTCCCCCATGGGAAGCCTTTGGGCGCTTGATAATCGCCGCAACAACATTGTTTTTGTAGGGACGGCCATTGGCCGTCCGCCGTTGCCGGATACGGGCGGCATGGAAACCCGCCCCGACGGGAGGAACAATCGTCACTCGCGGAGGCAGCAGCACGTTTAAGATTGGGTCATCATACGATGGCCCAAATTTTTCGGGATACAAAAACAAACAAGGGGCAGACACAAGGTCTGCCCCTACAGCATATCGGGCGGATATGGAATCCGCCCCCTACTGGGGTACGACTATTTGACGGTGACGTTGTAAACAACGGTGTTGTCGGCTGTTGCTGACGCTTCGCCTTCCCAGTCTCTGTAATACTTGAAGGTAAGCGTTGCCGTTCCGGGTTTGAGCGCTCTGACGTTCCAGACTTCTGTGCCGCCAGTGCCGACGAGGTTTTGATTCGCTGGTGGCAAATATGCTTCTCCTGCCGGGGCGAGGACGCTATTATCCGAAACCGCGAGGTGCCAGCTGTATCCGGTGGATGGGTTTGACGTTAAGGCGACGCGTCCAATATCGCCCACGGCGAGTGTGTTGTCACCGGGCCGGAGCGTGACGGGCGCATACAGAAAGCTGAATGCATCGCTGAGATACGGGCTTAAATCGCCGTAAGGCACGTTAAACTCCTGAATTCCGGCAGCGTATGGGAAGTATTCGTACTCCTGAAAATAGAACACAGCGCCGCTGTTAGAGAGATAATAATCGGGGTCTGCTCCGACGTCCTTAAATGGGCTGAAGTCAAACTCATACAAGTCTCCCAATGCAACGCGCCGGTCGATTTCCCGCCGGATGGCCGCATTAATAAAGGCCGTATAGTCCGTCCCCGACTGCATGAGATCGGCGAAGGCCAATGCCTTCCCTGTCGCGAGGTCATACGTCAGGGATGTTTGAACCGTGGAACCGTGCGCGCCACCGGCGTATTGATAATTATAAAACACGACGCTGAGAAGGCCGTTTTGATTATACATCACGAGATAATCAAAAACCGTTTCGCACCGGTTAACCGAGCCTGTGTAGCCGTCTTTAATCGCCTGCTGCATATTAGAGGCGTTTTGCTCGCCCTCTGTGACGGCCTGATCGGCCAGATTTTTAAACGCCGCGTTCATGACCGTCTGCGCCGCGTTGTCATCCAGCCCGGAAATTTCGGGATACTGTATTGTAATCTTAAGAAATTCTTTCTCGTCGGCTGTTCTAACGGTATTGACGGTGATATTATTTTCGAGCCGACGCGTGAGCGTAACAGACCCGCTGTCATAATGCGCATTGACTGGGATGACCGTTCCTAGAAGGCCGGAATCAATATACGTGCGGCCGGACAGCACTTGTATCCCCGCACCGCTGACAACGCCCGCGAAGAATGCGTGGTTGTTCTTCGTGACCGTCTGACCGGTTACATCCAAAACAATCGTATCATCGCCCTTTGTGATGGTAACCGTCTGAACACCGCCGTCAGTTGACCAGATGACGGTGTAACCGAGCGCCTCACAGACGGCGCGCACGGGCAGAAGCACTATCTGGCCGTCCAGCCGGGCCGGCGCCCCAAGTGTCATGCCGTCGAGCGTGACGGGCGCCGTGGCAGGCGCCGCCGCGCGCGCACCGACGGGGAGCATACAAGCGAGCATGCTCAGCGCCATAAGCCATCGAAGAACCTTTTTCATCCGTGTCACACTTCTCTCCGCCCGCGCGTTTGAGCTGATTAGCCTGGGAACGCGACGGTCTTATTCGTCGTATTACCGGAGCTGTCCGTTTCCGTATAACTGATGATACCATCCGTCCACGATAAAATTTTGAAAAATCCTGTCGTGTTTGTTTTGCTGACGAGCGTCGTTGTTTTCTTGTCGGCAACGGAATACACCGTAACGGCAATAGACCCGCTATTATCCTGGCTTGCCGTGGACAGGGCGATAAAGAGGCTGTCCGGGCTCCAGATGGGCGGCGAGGGAGAAACGGTGACAAGGTCCGGCGTTACGGATTCCAGCGTTTTGGCGTCGTAAAGCGTGCTGGTAATCGTGCCCGGCCCCATATGGCCGACATTGATGAGAAAATGGCTGCCATCCGGCGACCAGCTGAAGCCTGACGTTGTCCCGCCGTTGACCGTTAAAAATTTCGGGTCGTTTTCGCCTGTTTTCCAGGCGTAAATTTTACTCGAATCAGCTGTGTCAACAATATAGACGACCATGGACGAATCCGGTGACCATGTGACATCGTAGGCCTTTTGCGCCGTGAGCGTCTTGCCGATCTCCGTTTTTGTCGGGCCTGCCGGTGAAGGCGACGGACTTGGTGACGGGCTTTGGGAAAACGCCGGTGTTGCCGGAGTTGAGGCAGCTGGCGCGCCTGATTTACCGCACCCGGCCAGGTAGAGCAGCCCCAGCGCGATGAGGACGACAGCGAAAAGCTTCATGGTTTTTGTATCGGTCAGTTTTAACATGAAAAGGCCTCCTTAAATCATGCCTTTAGTTTGACGCATTTTCATGAAAACATTTATTTCGGCAGAAATTCTGTTTTCACCATGCCTTTAAGCGTTTCATATGAAATCGGGAACTCCTGAATACCAGCGGCATAGGGGAAGTATTCGTATTCCTGGAAAAAGAACACCAAACCGTCTTTCGTCATATAGAAATCAGGATAATCGCCGATATCTTCAAAGATGACAGGCTCGCTGAGTTCGTCCGACCCTGTCCGCTTATCAATTTCTGCTCGGATGGCCTTGTTGATGACGTTTTTGTATCCGCTGCCGGAGACCATCAAATCGCCGAGCGTCAGCAGCGTGCCGCTGTTGAGGTCGATCGTGATGCCGGTTTCGGCAACGCCGCCGTGCGCGCCGCCCGTATAGCGGTAATCCGATATCAGGACGCTAAGAAGCCCGTTTTGATTGTATTCAACCGTATAGCCAATCGTGATTTCGTACGGCATGGCATAGTCTAGATTCGATTCGGCGTCTTGCTTGGCCAACGCTTCATACATCCCGGCGTCTTTTTTAGCCGAGTCGGCATAGGATTTGAAGATCGAATTGATCGCGTTTTGCTCTTCGGCGTTCTGCAAGCCGGTGAGCTTTGGCACGTCGACGGTGAGCGTCATATAGTCGGTTTTATTTGACGCTTTGTCCGACACAACGGTGACGGTATCAACAGTTTGTTTATCTGAAACGGATGGTGATGGTGCGCCGGTCGAAGTGCCGCCCGCGCCGGTAAGCTTGTTAATCATGGCACAACCGGATATTAGGGACAGCGCAAAAAGCGTGACAACGCAAAGAAGAAACCACTTTTTCATAAGACGCCTTCTCTCTGTTAAATTTACAGCCTCATTATACCATGTTTTCACAGCGACGCAACGGTGGCAACCACCGCTGCGCACGAAGAATAATTTCATTTCAATGGAACAAAATCGAATGAGCGCCGTCTCTTCTGATATTGACGAATAATCAAACAAAAAGTTTCATGGGGGCATAAAAATGTTTCGGTTTAAAAAAGCAACTGTCTTGCTCAGCGCCGTTATCCTGTCACTTTTGCTGCTCGCGTCCTGTGCATCGAATGCCGCCGTTGTCGGCGGACAAGCCGCCTCCTCCCCTGCCGCATCCGATACCGGTGAAAAAGGGCGTCTTGAAAAAGCGACCGCGTGGGCCGAGGCCGTTAAAGCCCGTGACGGGAAGGGCCAGTATAATTTGATGACGAAGGCGTTGCAGGAGAAAGTTTATAACGATTTTGCCGGACTTAACTGGGTCACCGGCACGTCAAGCCCGTGGGTAACGGATTACACCGTTTCTGAAAAGGACGGCAGCGCGGCTGTTGTTTTCCATTATGCCACTTCGACCGGCCCGGCCGGTTCCTATGAGCAGGACCTGACGTTTAAAACGGAGGACGGCACATTAAAAATCGACAGCATCTCCGAACCAAAAGCCGTTTTAAATACCGCTATGAGCCTTGAAGACCTCACAAAACTTCTCGGCCTGACAAAAGATGCGCTTATTAAAGCCATCCCTGAGACACCGGTCACTGTTGATGAAGGCGGCCTCGGCTTTGAAAAGACCGGCATCCGCGTCTGGTTCGACAATGAGTCGTACACAACCGTGGCACAGGTGCTCATCCTGTCGGACGCGATTGACATCAATGGACTGAAGCTTGGCGACAGTTTCGAGGCCTTTAAGGCAGTTTTCGGTGAGCCAATGAGCGACACGAACGGCGATGCGCATTTCAAATACGGCGACATGTATCTCTCGGTCGTGCGTGACCCGGCTGATCAAAGCGGCAAGGTCATTGCCGTTTACCTGCTAAGCGAGAATTTTTAGAGGGTCTTCAATAATTGCAACATCAAAAGAGACAGGCTACCGCCTGTCTCTTTTAATTGATGCGCCTGAAGGGACTCGAACCCACACGCCTCGCGGCACAGGAACCTAAATCCTGCATGTCTACCAATTCCATCACAGGCGCGCTGTGCATTCGATTGTAGCACAAGACGGTGTCCGCTGCAAGCGTTTGCTTTTATGGCATGCCCATAGGTGAAGTCGGCCAGATTGCTTCAATTAAATTCGGGCTAAAGTTTATTTCAAATCATCCGATATGTATGGTAGAAAAAAGTTCATATTCGGCAAAGCCATCGAAAGGTGGCGGCGCAAAGCTAAAGGGGCTAAAGCGATTACTCGCTATGCCAGCCAGTTGCCTGTCTATTAAGGCAGTATTCATGCAGCTGGCTTCCTTTGACACCATGTTGAAAGGAAGTTTTTTCATGAAAAAAGCGATTTTTGCAGTTATTATCACCATTTTATTTCTGCTGGCGGCGGCCTCCCCCGTTTCGGCCGGGCTGACCGAATGGGCTGCCGTTTCCGAAGGTAACAGCCAAATCGTCACATTGTCACAAGCCGACTGATTTCCGCTCTTACAGGCAATAAAAAATATCCCGCGCCTCTGGCGCGGGATATTTTCAGTTAAAGCCGTGTTTATTCCCCGCCCTGATCAAACGTCGTCAGCTCGCCGTCTTTGAAGATGATATAGGACTCACTGTTAACGACAAAATCTTCGTTGAGACTTGATTTGCCGATGATGCTATCCGGTTCCGCTGTCGCCGTCAGCGTGCCGAAGGCGGCAATATTGTCCTTATCAAAGAAGGAACGGATAACCTGATATGTGCCGTTATCATCTGGATAGTAATATTGCGCGGCATAAGCCCCGCCGAGATTGATATACTCGAAGAACATCGTCACGGTGCCGTCGGCATCCTTCAGTGTTGACGTCAACTGATCCTTCGCGGGGTCGTATTGGCACGTCTGTGTAACGGCTTTACCGTCTGAATCGTTGTATGTAATACTGTAATTATTGCCGCTGCCGGTGACCTTGACATCCTTCACGCCCATCATGGTCAGCGTCGACTGCGCCACCGCCGCGTCCTGCGTAAAGGCGGTCAGCCACAGCATGGACATATCCATCAGAGAATAGCCAACAAGCGTCATCGCCACGCCGAGAGACTCGGGGTCATCCGAACTGACAGAATTCGAGATTCTATCAATCGCATCACCTTTCATATCCATATAAGCACTATATCCATCGGACGGACTTTTTGCGTTTGAAGGCGACGGCGACGAAACACGGGTATTATCACTTGTTGACGGACCGGCCGTATTTTTTGGGATGCGTACGCAGCCGCTCAACAGCGACACGAGCATAGCCGACGCCATGAGTGCTGCTATTAGCTTCTTCATAAAACTCTCCGTTCTATTGATTGGCATGAACACAGGCCGCTTTCAAGGACTTTTACAGCGCCGCGCCGCCCTTGCTGAATTTTTCGGCCATATTGCCGATAAGCGGGATTTTAAATTCTTCGTAACCGTAAGCTTTCACCATGGCAATGATGGCAAATACCGTTAGGATTACGCCAATGATAACGAGAACAGCGGACATCGCAACGGCACCCGGCGCGGAAACCCAGTAGTAATAGTAGTGTGTCGCAGCGTATGCGGCGTTGATAATACCGATGATGATACTAAAGACAACGGTGAACAGCCAGCTGATTGCTTCCAGAATAAGCGCCTGCATCGCGTGAAATTTAACGAACGGGCTATCTTTTTCCAGGAAGAAAATGACGAGGGGGGCTGCGAAGGCAACATATTTTATAACCGGTATCCAAGAGAGCAAAAAGGCCGCAAGATAGCATAACAGTGCCATCGTGTTCGCGTCCATGCCGAGTGATGATCTGTGCGGATTGACTTTCATTTTAGTTCCTCCCCAATTTAAAATGACTGACTGCACATTTTTTTCTGAATTTATCGTCAAAATATTACCATATGGCATGTCTGAATGCAAGTACTGCGCGGAAAAAAGACACAAACGGGGGATTTTAAATGAGCATTTGTTCAAATTCTTCTTCCGACAGGATCGGAACGCCGAGACTCTCGGCCTTCACGCGCTTGGAACCGGCGTCCTCCCCGGCGACGACATACGTCGTTTTTTTCGACACGGATGAGGAGACGGTACCGCCGTTTTGTTCGATGAGCGCCGTCGCCGCCTCTCGCGTGTAGCGGGACAGCGCGCCGGTCAAAACAAACGTCTGGCCCTGTAACCGTGTGGTACGGGCTGTTTCACGCGCCGCCATGTTCACACCCGCTTCCCGGAGGCGGCTGATGAGATCCTGCGACGGCGGGTCTGAAAACCATGCTCGGATGTTCTGGGCCGTCACAGGGCCGATGTCCCCGATGGACGTGAGGTCTTCTTCGGCGGCGTTTTGTATAGCGTCAAGCGACGGAAAACGCCCGGCGAGCGCCTTAGCGGCGCTTTGCCCGACCTGCGGGATGCCAAGTGCGTAAATGAGGCGCGAGAGATCGTTATCCCTTGAACGGTCGATGGCCTTGACAAGATTTTCAGCTGACTTCTTGCCGAAACGCGGCAGACAGGACAGCGTCTGTTCGTCGAGCCCGTACAGATCGCCGGGCGTTTGGACGAGGCCTGCGTCAATAAGCTGCTGGACGACGGCGATGCCAAGCCCCTCGATGTCCATCGCCCCGCGGGAGGCAAAATGGACAATGTGGCGCAGGCGCTGCGCCGGGCACTCAGCACCACGGCAGCGGATGGCTGCGCCGTCCGGGTCGCGCAGGGCGGG belongs to Oscillospiraceae bacterium CM and includes:
- a CDS encoding ABC transporter ATP-binding protein encodes the protein MLNVKNLTVQFGSLKIVDDLNFEVRPQEWLMLVGPNGAGKSTVVSAVSQLISYNGSVLFEGTDLSKLKPKKAAKLFGVLTQNHTVGYSFTVEEVVRLGRYAYSTGFFGELSTEDKQKIDDAIAITGMERYRKQSVLTLSGGELQRAFLAQLLAQDPRLLILDEPTNHLDLVFQKQIFELVRTWLKTPGRAVVSVVHDLNLAKAYGTHAVLLDKGRIVAKGDVGTVLSPENLNDVYSMDVCAWMRQLLSQWEKGR
- a CDS encoding adenosylcobinamide amidohydrolase, with the translated sequence MVIHAFQNGDTLERQDRALIARFHGERRVLSTSVLNGGCRDNLQAAFNHDCKHNGVKNTPLKAPTYEAHLALIAEEFGLDAHFATGLSTAADMDNVAVISETYDDLTVTAAVTGGIDVNGGRVGDPADWHEGAGGCIPISGTINILLFIDANLPEGTLARALVTCTEAKTAALQELLAPSRYSTGIATGSGTDGTVIVSNAASSLVLTFAGKHSKLGELIGRSVMSAVKKALFLQTGLCPAQQFVVFARTERFGLTRARFLEKYPAINVLRLDTLSKSGELVVMTSLFVHLLDQLQWGLISPADAQAGAKKLLEGAWDPGTAGDGGVTDTQQRMIAAFEAALVTMSEK
- a CDS encoding protease inhibitor I42 family protein translates to MTRMKKVLRWLMALSMLACMLPVGARAAAPATAPVTLDGMTLGAPARLDGQIVLLPVRAVCEALGYTVIWSTDGGVQTVTITKGDDTIVLDVTGQTVTKNNHAFFAGVVSGAGIQVLSGRTYIDSGLLGTVIPVNAHYDSGSVTLTRRLENNITVNTVRTADEKEFLKITIQYPEISGLDDNAAQTVMNAAFKNLADQAVTEGEQNASNMQQAIKDGYTGSVNRCETVFDYLVMYNQNGLLSVVFYNYQYAGGAHGSTVQTSLTYDLATGKALAFADLMQSGTDYTAFINAAIRREIDRRVALGDLYEFDFSPFKDVGADPDYYLSNSGAVFYFQEYEYFPYAAGIQEFNVPYGDLSPYLSDAFSFLYAPVTLRPGDNTLAVGDIGRVALTSNPSTGYSWHLAVSDNSVLAPAGEAYLPPANQNLVGTGGTEVWNVRALKPGTATLTFKYYRDWEGEASATADNTVVYNVTVK
- a CDS encoding DUF3298 and DUF4163 domain-containing protein, with protein sequence MKKWFLLCVVTLFALSLISGCAMINKLTGAGGTSTGAPSPSVSDKQTVDTVTVVSDKASNKTDYMTLTVDVPKLTGLQNAEEQNAINSIFKSYADSAKKDAGMYEALAKQDAESNLDYAMPYEITIGYTVEYNQNGLLSVLISDYRYTGGAHGGVAETGITIDLNSGTLLTLGDLMVSGSGYKNVINKAIRAEIDKRTGSDELSEPVIFEDIGDYPDFYMTKDGLVFFFQEYEYFPYAAGIQEFPISYETLKGMVKTEFLPK
- a CDS encoding DUF4870 domain-containing protein, producing the protein MKVNPHRSSLGMDANTMALLCYLAAFLLSWIPVIKYVAFAAPLVIFFLEKDSPFVKFHAMQALILEAISWLFTVVFSIIIGIINAAYAATHYYYYWVSAPGAVAMSAVLVIIGVILTVFAIIAMVKAYGYEEFKIPLIGNMAEKFSKGGAAL